The genomic window tgcctggcgagcatggCGAGAGCAGccacccgggcgccgcctgcgcctgggctgccgatgcgtaacttcatcgtcggatgGTGGGGCTcggggagtgaggagtaccatgtcgtactcatgccctagagacatgaactctaggctcccgaaccaaactacggtgccgagacgcaatggtcgtacagggtctgccatccggaacctacTAGGATGATGAAACCGGCACGCagagagcccctacctggcgcgccaactgtcggtgtttcggactggGGGGTCcttaaccgactagtgaatttgttctgcgtgctcccgattccggatggtgatgcaaagagacacaaggtttatactagttcaggcaatcggtgccctacgtccagtctgagagatcaaacttgtattccttgtaccgaagtgctcgtagtagggggttacaagctaagggagagagggaactagtcccaggtctcggcagggtgtcgtgtagaccgtctgagatgttgctctcaagcggctggaatgtgtgcgtgtgtgtttttCGGTCTTCCCTAAGTGGCcctagtcctctccttttatagttgaagggagggcagggacagtacatgtattactgtgtggcatcgtgccaataggggcggcatgtccgaaccctgtggcctattcctgtggcggcgtggccgtcggAGTAGTCCGTCCTAGGAGTAaaggggcggcgtggtcgtcacaTCAGGTCCTGTGCATCGTGGGAGCCCAGGGAGTGTCTCGGAGCagacgtggcggcgaacgtgcaagccacggtggacagattgtgcgcaAGGCTAAGGCCTGGTCGATGCCGAGGCTTGTActacggtggggggtctcggcaggcacgaaccccgagactgtcgaggccctggtgtacagtgctgaggcctcgagcgggcggcgggtcgtgggcacagtggtaggacacagtggccggtaacccccgtcataccctgtcctAGGCGCTGATCATGGGCATAGTGTTgggacatagtggccggtaatccccgccgtgccctgtcctggtcggtatggcgctgatgcgacttcgggtcgcgtcggccattctgtgacgttgagctgttgtccggctgagattgcgggagtggttgaaagtattaatgagacgtgacgcgctgtcgggagggtcggccgaggtggGGGGCGAGggaccgcggacgagccggcctcgagcgatacggagaatgctccttgccgaggcctcgcgcgagaggcctcgcgcgatacggagaacgcggcctcgcgcgagacggagattaggctccttgccgaggcctcgcatGGAAGGCCTCGCatgatacggagaacgcgcctcctgccgaggccttctgtggagagcctcgggcgaggcggagacggcgttccctgccgaggccttccctggggagccttgccaggatgccgagacctccttctcggggctcgaggcgaggaggaggaggagctagtggGCCTGATCATGACAGGgagggcccacgacttacctttttgcttttattattttttagatgggacttgggcaacccatttgatcttttgcttggggtaccccattctaaggtacccgacaaaaGGCGAcaaacgatacttcatgacatttatagatgattgcactagattttgctacgtgtatttattgaaaactaaagatgaagcgttgcattattttaaagtctataaagctgaggtagaaaatcaacttgagaagaaaatcaagcgtttgcggtccgatcgtggaggagaatatttctcaaatgaattttctgagttttgcgtggtgcatggaattattcatgagagaacgccaccatactcaccagtCACCACAATCCAataggattgcagagagaaagaaccgcactttaactaatttggttaatgccatgttagagactgcgggactatctaaggaatagtgggggtgaggctatattgacagcgtgtcatatcttgaatagagtgcccataaaaaacaaagaaattacatcattcgaggaatgggagaagaagagattaaatctctcttacctgcgaacttggggttgtttggcaaaggtgaatatgccaataaacaaaaagcgaaagcttggaccaaggactattgattgtgtttttcttggttatgctattcacagcgtgggttatagatttttaattataaatttagTGTTCCTGAGATAGCTATTGATACAATCatagaatctagagacgctatatttttttagaatgaatttcccataaaaatgcacctagcacgactggtcatgaatttataattccccatgagcatgaaaattttactccaATAGAATAAATTGagaaccctatatgcaaaatcctaaggaggatgacactatagtcactagaaaaagtaagagacagagaACTAcaaaagtcttttggtgatgactatattgtgtaccttatggatgacacaccaatgaccattgaagaggcatattcctctcctaatgctgacttatggaaggaaacagtatggagtgagatggattctattatgtctaatggaattTAGGAAATAGTTGATCATctctatgggtgcaagcctatagggtgcaaataggtgttcaagaaaaagcttaggcctgatggtactattgagagatacaaggcaagacttgtggccaaaggttatactcaaaaggaaggtgaggatttatttggtacttattcaccggttgcccgattgactacaatttgagttttgctttccctggcagcctcctatggtcttatcattcatcaaATGGACTGTTAAGATAACTTTTCTAAATGGAGAGTTAGATGAGGAGATCTATATAGATCAGccagatgggtttgtagcaaatggtcaataaggcaaggtgtgtaaattattaaagtcattatatggcctaaaacaagctcctaagcagtggcatgagaagttcgacagaactatAACATCtattggctttgttgtgaatgaagctgacaaatatatgtactatcggtatggtggggtgaaggagttattttgtgcttatatgttgatgacatactgatctttggatctagcctcaaagtgattgaggaggtgaaggaatttttatctaataattttgaaatgaaagatttgggagaggctgatgttattcttaatatcaagcttcagaGAGAAGGTGATGGCTGGGGTAACTTTGttgcaatcccactatgtggaaatggtgttgagttgctttgggtttagtgattgtgaacctgctcctacaccttatgaccctagtgtgctattgaggaaaaatcagagAATAGCAAGGATCAGTTAAGATATTctcagatcattggttcgcttatgtatcttgctagtgcaacaaggcctgacatctcatttgttgtgtgcaagctgagccggtttgtgtcaaactcgAAGATGATCACTAGCGTGCTCTTAAGAGAGTGATGCACTATCTAAaaggcactatgagctatggtattcgttataccgGACACCTAAaggtgctggaaggctattgtgatgccaactggatctctgatactgatgagctttatgccacaagtgaatatgtgttttcgcttggaggtggtgttGTTTCCtgaaagtcttgcaagcagactatcttaacaaagtctacaatggaagcagaactcacaacaTTAGACACCGCTAGCTCTGAGGCCGAGTAGCTTCATGATCTCCTTATTGATTTACcagttgttgaaaaacccatattgactatttctatgaactgcaaTAACCAGAttgtgattacgaaggttaacagttctaaagataacatgaagtctacaaggcatgttaagagacgattaaaatatatcaaaaaaattaagaaactccagagtaatagcgttggactatgttcacacgtctaacaatctggcagattagttaactaagggtctgtcacgcaattgtgatagaaagtgcatcgagagagatgggtttgagacccactatgaaatttactatagtggtaacctattCTATGTGATCGAAGATCCCATGAAGTAGGATGGCGAaataagctagtagtaaattatgaggaaagatccttagtaagactcatttctgatgcatatcttttctttctgtaaggcaggttggtttttaccttaatgtatTCCAAGTGGCTTGATAAAGCAAAGATGTCCTACGGAACATCTTTCGAGGaatacacctatatgagtcagactgttgGTCAcggtctatgagatttgggtgatctctaaatactcataaaaggcactggagtatgacttatatgcttcaaacagaGGGGATGTCTTTTTCAgcctagtatcagctaaggactttagtgacattcacctcacacaaaactgttaATTCAAGGTTTAGTCCAttattcagttgtgactgagtgaaactgttgctctagatggatgtttaacttaacagtctccatcgaaatattggtatataaaagaaatgtggttctgagactactttgttacaaaccctagagtttggtggggattgttggatatattatgggcttggcccatataatatttaataaattaaataaaactctatgctacgtaacattaagtgttgtatagTTTAATACcgtacgggattttgactgaacgttaactcagcttatttggttggacattatccatcttaattgaaaAGCTAAGAAAAGGACAAAGGAGTGTCACACGCACACGCGTGCCACCACCGTCGGCCAAGCCGCTGGTCGTGGCATGGCGTGGTGAGGCGAGGTAGGCAGGCAGGCGGGCGAcgagcgagcgggcgggcgtggccaggttttgccacttaatccatatAATCACGGAGTGTTTTctcctttatggtggaggcgaactgattgcgcCAGTTACCGTCTCTTCGTATCTCCGACTCCTAAATTCCTCCGCTAGCTCCCTCCCTCCCCGCCGCAGGCATAAAACAGAAAGTCCTCCTGTCAGTCTTCTTGTCTTCTGCTTTGCTTTCaagagaccacatctcagccgccctttggatttccccgtcccgtacctctgcgtgcATGGAATAGCGGGAGagtaggtgcctccggaaccctcatccgcctgtgaaccttgcacggggtgtgcgacgattaggtttttgggagcGATTCCACGACTGCTCGTCCGACGTCTTCTTCCTAGTGATCGCTCCTATCTTTTTTCTGGTGATCGATCacggaacccgtcttcttcctggtgaccgttcgtgggactgcattGCGAACACCTTCTTACATCGACTATGGTCCATGACTTCGaccaacgcactatgtcgactagtgcgaatggagcctccgatgccctcggcatggaccctccgctgggtacactctTATCTCTGTAATAACAACACTTTGCATTCTTACTGTATCGATCTATATGTCATACCTGCATGTTGTAGTgtttgttagtgatatacacatgCGCATATATGTcatcacaaacctgctgatgttttatttctgaattaaattgaccatgaaaatgcctaattatctaacaacTACCATTTCAAGTGGAGAGATAagggaaaaacaaaaacaaaaacaaatagAACACCACCATTCCCTCGATGCGTGTTTGCATCTATCTTGTTCAGTACGCCCTTACATAGAATTTAGACTCTTTGACCCTCGTGGGCATAACTAACCAAATCATAGGAACCAAACTGAACTAGCTAAAACCGATGATCGAAACCGAATTCTCCAGTCTCATGAAGTAACCAACCAAATTAAGTCAAGATAATTAGTCTTCGTCCTTGTTTAGCTAAAATAGCTGCTTCCCAACCCTAGCCTAAGTGTTCAAGAAATCCTAAGTGAGTATTGAGTGACACATAATCTTGTGTTTTATATTTAGGCTTATTCTACCTCACCGTAGACGACATCTCAATCCTTTCAGAAGGTTTGGATGTAATAGAAAGAAAGCATACGGAGAGATATAGTATAGGGACATAAATAATCGGGCGAGATTGCAAAAATCATGATCTTGTACCAGATCAGAACTCTAATGGTAAGATTGCAAATCATACAGTCATAACTACCAAAATCACAAAATCATAGATTCCATTTAACTGAACCTAGATTCAACGAAAATCGCAAGTCATAAAATGGGACAATAGAATAGAGATTTACAAAATGGGACAGTAGAATAGAGATTTTAACAACTATGTAATTAGGTAAAGTCTAATTTTTAAGCCTCGGACTTACCCATTAGTCCGATTATCAACCCTAAACTACAAATTCTAGTATGAGACAACCATCAACTGTCGAAATCTTACGAAACACTACCCCCATTCAGTCCGAAGGTGTTTCCAAGGCGATTTTTTATTTGTCAAATTAATAAAAGTATGGTTTTAATCTTTATAAAtcataaaaaatattttcttaaaaaattaaaactagtaattttttttaaatgttatATAGTTGTTGGTGATCTATTTAGAATTGTCTagaacttaattatttctattcTTATTGTTCTATTATTCATATCCGTGCTCATCATTTATTGAAATTTCATTTTGCACTCTATCTGACCTAGAACAACCATGGGGATCTATCAAACTATGAGTgcatagaaaagtgtggaagacAACACCAACATTGATGCCATGCTCCACCATATGTATAGATTCTATCAAGACATTGCATGTCGACCACTTTGATTGCATGATTAGTTATAAGTTTCAAACTAAGCCATGCCACAAACATCACACAATCAACTAGTTATTTGATCAACATAAAGTGAATACATGAATGCCTTCTTATTTATTTAATTGAAATCTTATTTTTAAATTACGACCATCTTATCTATGCTTGACCTTATTTGTATCAAAGAACAATAAAATGGTATACAAATCTTATTATGGTTGATCATTGTACTATGCATCCATTAAACAATTTGTAGACATTTAAATAGACGACCCACTGTATAGACTTTCTGTTTAATCGTTTGAATTGTGACATGGCACaacttaggccccgttcggcttaccccatattcagcttatttttttcagtcggaacagtgtttttctctcacaacaattcaaccagaacagtgttttttagccagtttcaaGCCAAGATTCAGCGAGCCGAACGAGGGCTAAGTGTGTGTTTGGTTTGGGGACCCAAAAAAGAATGGTTTTGGACCCAACCCTTTTTTTAGCTTAGGTTTGATCCATTTCCCGTGTTTACTGTAGAGGGTTGGGTCCATCCCAGCTTTTTGTTTGGATGAAGCACTAAGTTTGGTGGATTGGATACTTGACATGCGGGACCCGCACGTCATCCTCTCAGCACTCTTTGTTCATCCTCTGTCTCCTTTCTCCTAACTCCCCTAGAGCATGCACGGAAGTTCTGGGCTGCTGCGCATGGCCGGCGCCACTACGCGTGCTCGCCGCCGCTGGTGTTGCTCGTGCTCGCCACCTGCAGGGGCTAAGCGTGGCATGCCCCCATTGCGTGTGGCCCACGTGGCCCCACCTGCCTTCGCTTGCACACGGACGAAGTGGGTTTAGGTCCCGGTTTAGTTCAAAAAAATTTTTATCTTaaaccatcacatcgaatcttgtggcacatgtatggagtattaaatatagacgaaaaaaaccaattgcacagtttagttgaaaatcgcgagacgaatgttttaagactaattagtccatgattagccataaatgctacagtaactaacatgcgctaatgatggattaattatgcttaataaatttatctcgtagTTTCTAgatgagctatgtaattagtttttttattagtatccgaaaaccccttccgacatcccaaAACATCCAATGTGAaattcaaaaattttcatttcacgaactaaacacaccgTTAGTTGATTTCTCCGATTCCGAGGAATGGAACGGACCTGAATCTACAGGGAATATTAATTCTCTCTTTGTGATGGATCCAACCCACGTACTCTCCAAAACTAATTGGCCCCAAAAACAGGATTCGACCCAGGTactgtttagttggcgaaatttttgacgaaatggtacagtagcactttcgttgttatttggcaattagtgtccaatcatagtctaattaggcttaaaagattcagtctcgtgaatttcgtctaaactgtgtaattagttttatttttttatttatatttaatgcttcatacatacgtccaaagattcgatgtgacagagaatCTTAAAGATTTTTGCAAAATggaagggaactaaacaggctCCCAACTCAACTCACTTCGAGAGTACCAAATATCCCAAAAAAACGGTTTTGAACCAAACACACTCCTCTTTGGATTGTACTTGAACATGCCCTTGGGCACACTTTCTGCAGGCTGTGCAATATATAATGGTATCCAAAAATCTCTTTCTCAAAGCATAACCTACTGTAAAGCCTTAGCCAACCATGTTAACTTTAGGCCTCAGTGATAAGTCCACGGTGAAGCAGATGCTAGTGTTATTTAGTTAACATGATTGGCTAATGCTTATATCGGGTTCTTATTGCGGGAACACTGAAAACTTGAACAGCAATAATCACTCAGCTGACCCTTGTATACAAAGTACTGAGGCCATGTTTAATTCCTCTATTTTGCAAAATAATTTTGGATTCTGGGTCATCTTTTTGCAAAATATAACTAAACATGGGTGTGAAAAGTGCAAAAAGTTCCCGTCAAAAAATTTTCACATTTTGGACTCCAGACTCCCGAATCCGAAATTTTTCGCCTCGGTCCGCGGCCTGTACCCCTCGCCCGCTCCCTCCCTACCCTATCCATTCGCTCGGCCGCCACTCACCTTCTTCCTTTCCCCATCTCCATCTCCGCCactctcctccaccgccgccgcgctgATCTCCCTCGCAGCCGCTCCTCTCGGTCTCTCCCCCACGGAAACGACGACGGCACCCGCGATTTCTTCTCCCAACCGGAGCACTCGTCGGCTTTCAACCTCTACTCCGACCCGCCGGCGTAGTTCCCTAGCTCAAGCTCCATCAGCGCTCAACGGGCCGGCCTCTCCTCCCTCGATCTCAACTCCAACGGCGAGGCTTGGCCCAGGAATGTGGAGGTACGAGAACCTCCTACGCTACGGCCAGGACGAAGCAGATGGCGAGGGCGGCTTCTCCCCCTCTCCCGTGCGCGTCCGTGCCTCCGAGCGTACCCTTGGCGTTCGGACGGCTCGATCCGGCGGCGGAAGGAGGCGGCATGGCCGGCCGCGCGGGCCTCAACTCCGGCGCTCCGCGTGCCCCACGACCGCCTCCACTCTCCGGCAGCGGCACGCGTGGATCTTCATCCACCGCACCTTCTGGATCGGTTCCCCGTCGCGGTCGCCGGTCCCATTCTCCGGCAACTCATCCGACAGCCATGGCGGATGACAACTTCAACGTGGATCCGAATCGCAGATGGTGAAGAAGACGACCTCGAAGAGATTCCGACGCCCACTAGGTCCAAAAGCATCATTTATTATGGGCAAATCTGTCATCTTTTGCTACAGCTCAAAAGTTTTCAGGTACATTTAAACAGGGTCTGAAATTTTTTTGCAGAATTAGGTTTTCACCTTGAAAACATTTCGCAGAAAGTTTTCAACCCATTTCGCATCTAAACACCACCTAAACTCATTTCATAAAAAAAGCATGTTCTCAGAATGACCAAAACTGTATCGTCTACGCCTCGTGAAATACAGCGAGTAGACCGAACTCAAATGTCAACCTTTGGCATTCCTCAGACAGCTTGCTCTTTCGAGGTCGGTGTACATTTCTGAGGTCGAGACCTGGGGAGTTTGGATCTGAGCACTAAAATAATAAGATCAGATTCACTCGAGCTGTCCCAGATGCATGCCACAATAAACGAGCGTACAACTACTCACTGACTTGTCTCACATGCATGGCCAATAATTCTCATATATTCAAAATACAATTCATCTTGAACGGCTGAtgagtttttcctttttctttttcttcttttcccatCAGAACAGCTGTTGAGTAATGCAGACGAAATAACACCGTATGAGCAAATGCGTTTAAAACATTCTTGAGCAGGCCAAGGCATGCATACAGCTAAGTCAATACAATTATTTCTGCAACATGTACAAGATCTGGAAAATATGCTTAGCTCTATCATAGATTGTGAAAATGAACCAGCATTTGCCACTGTTAGGTCGTAAAACATTTTTGGTTCGTCGCATTATTAACCGGACAGAGCAATTCAGCTCGTTTGAGAATATTATAACCTGACAACTTCAGTGCCGGATTGCACTGATTGTGAAAATAAGGCAATTATCTAATCTGGCATAAGATGAAAAGTTGTGATTGCAGAACCGCTAAAAAGATTTACATTATGTAATtctgtactcctactcctacataAGTGAAAATGAGTATTTCTGGTTCAAGAAAGGAAACTGAGGCACTGTGTAcgttttcttttgattttttggGGGAAATTGGATACAGTAAAAACATTCAGATCTATAAAATCTAATGCAAACTAGATAGTATATAGCTTTGCAAAATTGCACCAATATTCTGCACTTCCCCAGGAAATGGCAATGCACCTTCAATGGAAGGAGGGGAGAATTAAAAGCCTCTGGAATTACTAAGCTATCCTATATGGTAATGACCAATGAATCCCAGGACTGGGGGATCGGGGTCTTGATCCTGAGTGCACATTgtatgtttgattttttttatttaattaaCCATTCCACGTGGAGTGATCTTGATTGtgaaaatagaaaagggaaaCTGACAGGTTAGTTTATATCATACCAGTGCAATAATTGAAATAAATCGCTTTGTACACTGAAGCCCATTTAAATCTCCAAACCTGGAGTAAGTGAGTAAGCAATTCTAACCCCACACGACCGAACACTGTAATAGCACATCAGCAGTAGAATAGAACTAACAATCTAGATCAGGTAAGGCACGGTAACAATCAAAGCTGCAGCACAACTCTCATATCACATAGCCTCTCAACTAGTGCCCTGCACGGAGCAGAAGCAGATTGTACACGGTAGTACTACAACAGAACGGAAAGAATGGCGTCGAACAGGGACAGACGCAGCTACTACACCATGGATTCGGTTACAGCAGCATCAGATCAGATCGCAAATACACGACGGACCTGGCTGACGCCCACGGCGAGCTTCGGGCGTGGGGACGGTGGTCAGGTGAGGGGCGTGGAGGAGGACACCTCGGCCGTGTCGAGCCGCCGCAGCTGCCACGCGCGCAGCGCCAGGAAGGCGCCGAGGACGACCTGCATTGCGACGGCCACGCCGGCGAAGGCGATCCCGAGCCGCTCCCCGAAGTTGAGCCGCCGCCGCCTGGGCGGCGGGGGCGGGGACGGCGGTGGCGGCCGGTGcctccggtgccggtgccggtgccggtgcgccGGAGGGGGAGGAGGGGACGGGGcgtcggaggcggaggcggacgcGGCCTGCCGCTGCGTGGCGGGCACCGTCGGCGGTGAgggggcagcagcggcggcggcggaggaggaggaggagagggacggggaggcgaggaggaggagcgggacGAGGAGGGTCAGCGTCGCGGCTCGGGCGGGTGGGGAGGGCCGCGGGCGTGGCGCCATGGGAGGGGGCGTGGCATCAAGGGTGAGGGAGGGAGGCGAGGCGAATCTGATGGGATTTGGGAGAGGCGGTTGGCGGAGGGGGAGGGTCGAGGGGAGGGTGAGCCCGAGCTGATGAGGGCGGAGCTGGGATGAGCTGGTGCGAGGCCGAGAGGGAGCTGGACGCGTGGTTCGGTTTCTCACTGCCTGCTTTTTTAGGTGTGCACGGTGGGAGGCCGGAGGTGTCTCACATGGTGGCTGGCTTGCAGAGTTGCAGCCGGCAAGGCCGCCAAGCCCCGGATCCGGACGGCAACACGCCCACACCCAACACCGTAGCGTGTAGACTGTGGCAAGCGACGAGCATACGACAGGTACCGCCACCGGCCACCGGCGAGGTGCGATAATGGCGGAAACGCGGCTGTGCAGCGGACGTAGCAGCCCAATGCGCGTGACCGTGCCGTGAAGAAGTCGACTCCCCTCTGGTCCTGCACGCACCGTGATGAAGCTGATTGGTGAAGgcccattttttttttttgcatgctGCGAGATTTTGTTTCGACacggcctgttcggttggctggttcatgaagaagtattgctggctggtttgtgtgagagaaaaatactgttctggttgaaaatttacaatcgtttacgacaagccacagccaaacaaacatgCTGTTGGTATCTCCggtaaaaccaaaactttgacCAAAGTTACCGTTGTTTCCCATTTAACTTCATACAAGTCTGTTTAGCTTCATACAAGTCAAAACGTGATATAAGCCCATTTAACTTCATCTGTAGTGGATTTTTTCTTTGACCACAAACAAATAAACCTAAACGGTTATATAAAAATTGATAAAACAAGGTTGATGTCATTGTATTTATCATGGAACGTGCTTTTCGTTATATGTACCGACTATTTTTATTGAGAAACAATACATTTTTTTATCTAGTCAAAATGTAGTATTCTAGC from Miscanthus floridulus cultivar M001 chromosome 11, ASM1932011v1, whole genome shotgun sequence includes these protein-coding regions:
- the LOC136494487 gene encoding allergen Asp f 7 homolog, giving the protein MAPRPRPSPPARAATLTLLVPLLLLASPSLSSSSSAAAAAAPSPPTVPATQRQAASASASDAPSPPPPPAHRHRHRHRRHRPPPPSPPPPPRRRRLNFGERLGIAFAGVAVAMQVVLGAFLALRAWQLRRLDTAEVSSSTPLT